The following DNA comes from Candidatus Zixiibacteriota bacterium.
TCGATCTGATTGTTTTTCGTGTTCCTGTCCTCAATCCCGTCTGTGAACTTCACACCCTCCAGAACCTTCGTCACCATCTGCGGCGCGTTGATCCGGCGCCAGCGTTTCTCTGCTCGCACGATCAGCTGGAAGATCAGATACAGAGCCGAACGTGGTGATTTGATCCGACGGGCGGCGTTGGTCCGCAGCTTGACGGTGGCGAAGA
Coding sequences within:
- a CDS encoding IS256 family transposase, translating into FATVKLRTNAARRIKSPRSALYLIFQLIVRAEKRWRRINAPQMVTKVLEGVKFTDGIEDRNTKNNQIEKHAA